In one window of Brassica rapa cultivar Chiifu-401-42 chromosome A07, CAAS_Brap_v3.01, whole genome shotgun sequence DNA:
- the LOC103829266 gene encoding probable inactive poly [ADP-ribose] polymerase SRO2 isoform X2 — protein MAAQVEIELDNGEILDPLSSSSSSATDSTILLREGNQEHDVITTCFLSGLGATLANATTIVTIRKKSPNAITTRAKSLAFRIFTEAMARKNNGDPNVKYGWYAGSREDLERIVTYGFSSREIDDDSSSNGIGIHLVPSKFSLFAAEATEEDEEGLRHLLLCRLILGKPEEIGSGSKQAYPSSVEFDSGVDDVQNPRKYVVWSSTMNSYILPTYIVAFKSPRLTVIRNGGSPARLSSPRVSFAALMLSLSKSMDTFRMNLIIRTYDDFRKRKIQRDQLVRKMREVAGDNLLAQIIRNHRDKNKVRVV, from the exons ATGGCGGCGCAGGTAGAGATCGAACTCGACAACGGCGAAATTCTCGATccactctcctcctcctcctcctccgccaccGACTCAACGATTCTTCTCCGCGAAGGGAACCAAGAGCACGACGTCATCACCACGTGTTTCCTCTCCGGCTTAGGCGCCACTCTCGCTAACGCCACCACGATCGTCACTATACGTAAGAAATCCCCCAACGCGATCACCACGAGAGCCAAGTCTCTAGCCTTTCGCATCTTCACGGAAGCCATGGCGAGGAAGAACAACGGAGATCCCAACGTCAAATACGGTTGGTACGCTGGCTCCAGAGAAGATCTCGAACGTATCGTCACGTACGGATTCAGCAGCCGCGAGATCGACGATGATTCTTCGTCTAACGGAATCGGAATCCATCTCGTTCCTTCTAAGTTCTCCCTCTTCGC agcGGAAGCTAcagaggaagacgaagaaggcTTAAGGCATCTTCTCCTATGCCGTTTGATTCTTGGGAAGCCTGAGGAGATCGGCTCCGGGTCTAAACAAGCGTATCCGAGCTCGGTTGAATTCGATTCTGGTGTGGATGATGTGCAGAATCCTAGAAAGTATGTCGTATGGAGCTCTACCATGAACTCGTACATCTTGCCTACTTATATCGTCGCTTTCAAGTCTCCTCGTCTCACAG TTATACGTAACGGTGGCTCTCCGGCTAGACTGAGCTCGCCGCGGGTTAGTTTTGCTGCTCTGATGTTGTCGCTGTCTAAGTCGATGGATACTTTTAGAATGAACTTGATCATCAGAACTTACGATGATTTTAGG AAACGGAAGATTCAGAGAGATCAATTGGTTCGGAAGATGAGAGAAGTGGCTGGAGACAACCTTTTGGCTCAGATTATCAGAAACCACAGAGACAAAAACAAGGTCAGGGTTGTTTAA
- the LOC103829265 gene encoding uncharacterized protein LOC103829265 isoform X1 → MGGFPGFGVWMNQKTQQPLKTGSKRSEDDKSKSVSPKESNNMELYHDSEEEDKQIKLWNVAERKHPWYDPPPKVKVRTIQQTKYMHYHFGLGGSAIIFLFLDLKCFFFFLCLKVTTKRGICHMNIEFTLGVTPLAAFENLRKPMSLSIDMSARQLLKNKSRKVLKKDGPREILETENTVAFDFLWWSGAFPIKLIVDENIKDLTAKYKKEKMMFMKVFEGNYKVEPIFVDSERLCKHRLPKTREEYKKCSDGQGKIASKVIMNQYFQPSPPFNLPPFSWYINGITIRTTKTLLQMIELSTVTFRELS, encoded by the exons atgggTGGATTTCCTGGATTTGGTGTTTGGATGAATCAGAAGACTCAACAGCCTCTTAAG ACCGGGTCCAAGAGATCTGAGGATGATAAATCTAAGTCGGTGTCACCGAAAGAGAGTAATAATATGGAATTATATCACGACTCAGAGGAGGAAGATAAGCAAATAAAACTATGGAACGTTGCAGAGAGAAAGCATCCATGGTATGATCCTCCTCCTAAAGTGAAGGTAAGAACAATTCAGCAAACGAAGTATATGCATTACCACTTTGGCCTTGGAGGAAGCgctataatttttcttttcttggatctgaaatgtttctttttttttttatgtttgaagGTGACAACGAAAAGGGGTATTTGCCATATGAATATAGAATTCACATTGGGAGTGACCCCTTTAGCAGCCTTCGAAAATTTGCGTAAACCAATGTCCTTGTCAATAGACATGTCTGCGCGCCAACttctg aaaaacaaatcaagaaagGTTTTGAAGAAGGATGGTCCAAGAGAGATTTTAGAGACAGAGAACACTGTGGCCTTCGATTTCCTGTGGTGGTCTGGAGCTTTCCCCATAAAGCTTATTGTCGACGAAAACATTAAAGATCTTACG GCAAAATataaaaaggagaaaatgaTGTTCATGAAAGTGTTTGAGGGTAACTATAAAGTGGAGCCGATATTTGTAGATTCAGAACGTTTGTGCAAGCATAGGTTGCCGAAAACCCGAGAAGAATACAAAAAATGTAGTGATGGACAAGGAAAAATTGCATCGAAAGTGATAATGAACCAATACTTTCAACCCTCTCCTCCGTTTAACCTGCCACCGTTTTCATGGTACATTAATGGGATCACCATCAGGACCACAAAAACACTGCTCCAGATGATTGAACTTTCGACTGTGACCTTCCGAGAGTTGTCGTGA
- the LOC103829266 gene encoding probable inactive poly [ADP-ribose] polymerase SRO2 isoform X1: protein MAAQVEIELDNGEILDPLSSSSSSATDSTILLREGNQEHDVITTCFLSGLGATLANATTIVTIRKKSPNAITTRAKSLAFRIFTEAMARKNNGDPNVKYGWYAGSREDLERIVTYGFSSREIDDDSSSNGIGIHLVPSKFSLFAAEATEEDEEGLRHLLLCRLILGKPEEIGSGSKQAYPSSVEFDSGVDDVQNPRKYVVWSSTMNSYILPTYIVAFKSPRLTVIRNGGSPARLSSPRVSFAALMLSLSKSMDTFRMNLIIRTYDDFRKRKIQRDQLVRKMREVAGDNLLAQIIRNHRDKNKRKFYTCDA from the exons ATGGCGGCGCAGGTAGAGATCGAACTCGACAACGGCGAAATTCTCGATccactctcctcctcctcctcctccgccaccGACTCAACGATTCTTCTCCGCGAAGGGAACCAAGAGCACGACGTCATCACCACGTGTTTCCTCTCCGGCTTAGGCGCCACTCTCGCTAACGCCACCACGATCGTCACTATACGTAAGAAATCCCCCAACGCGATCACCACGAGAGCCAAGTCTCTAGCCTTTCGCATCTTCACGGAAGCCATGGCGAGGAAGAACAACGGAGATCCCAACGTCAAATACGGTTGGTACGCTGGCTCCAGAGAAGATCTCGAACGTATCGTCACGTACGGATTCAGCAGCCGCGAGATCGACGATGATTCTTCGTCTAACGGAATCGGAATCCATCTCGTTCCTTCTAAGTTCTCCCTCTTCGC agcGGAAGCTAcagaggaagacgaagaaggcTTAAGGCATCTTCTCCTATGCCGTTTGATTCTTGGGAAGCCTGAGGAGATCGGCTCCGGGTCTAAACAAGCGTATCCGAGCTCGGTTGAATTCGATTCTGGTGTGGATGATGTGCAGAATCCTAGAAAGTATGTCGTATGGAGCTCTACCATGAACTCGTACATCTTGCCTACTTATATCGTCGCTTTCAAGTCTCCTCGTCTCACAG TTATACGTAACGGTGGCTCTCCGGCTAGACTGAGCTCGCCGCGGGTTAGTTTTGCTGCTCTGATGTTGTCGCTGTCTAAGTCGATGGATACTTTTAGAATGAACTTGATCATCAGAACTTACGATGATTTTAGG AAACGGAAGATTCAGAGAGATCAATTGGTTCGGAAGATGAGAGAAGTGGCTGGAGACAACCTTTTGGCTCAGATTATCAGAAACCACAGAGACAAAAACAAG AGAAAGTTTTACACGTGTGATGCGTAG
- the LOC103829269 gene encoding GDSL esterase/lipase At1g23500, giving the protein MLLTLALVSVFLFFVGHAHPQEISGNANVSALFAFGDSILDTGNNNNLTTLSKCNYFPYGRNFVGGKATGRFGNGRVFSDLIAEGLSLKPLLPAYHDPNLSNIDLPTGVCFASGGSGLDERTAKPQGVIWVPDQVKDFKEYVTKLHGVLGNQEKTNAIISNAVYLTSAGNNDLVFTFWTGRSQSTISAYTDLMVTWTENLLKSLYDMGARKFAVLGTVPLGCLPGIRKIDGDISKLCSVTENQWADTFNKKLSVMLNTLETKLPGAKFSYVDMYNSLLGLVNNPQASGFTEVADACYMPTTSPIPCPDASRYVFWDLAHPSEKAYQTIAPKIIEELKNKLA; this is encoded by the exons ATGCTATTAACACTAGCATTGGTTtctgttttcttgttttttgttGGTCATGCTCATCCTCAAGAAATTTCAGGAAATGCAAATGTTTCTGCACTCTTCGCTTTTGGGGATTCCATACTCGATACCGGCAATAATAATAATCTCACCACTCTTTCCAAGTGCAATTACTTCCCGTATGGTAGAAATTTTGTAGGCGGAAAAGCTACAGGAAGATTTGGAAATGGAAGAGTTTTCTCCGATCtaattg CCGAAGGTTTGAGTTTAAAACCACTCTTACCAGCTTATCATGATCCCAACCTTTCGAACATTGATCTCCCGACCGGTGTTTGCTTCGCATCCGGTGGATCCGGACTCGATGAACGCACTGCCAAGCCTCAA GGAGTTATATGGGTGCCAGATCAGGTGAAAGATTTCAAAGAGTATGTCACTAAACTACACGGCGTTTTAGGAAACCAAGAAAAAACAAACGCAATTATATCAAACGCCGTTTATTTAACCTCAGCTGGAAACAATGATCTTGTCTTCACCTTTTGGACTGGGAGGTCACAATCCACTATTTCAGCTTACACTGATCTCATGGTCACTTGGACTGAAAATCTCTTAAAG AGTCTATATGATATGGGTGCAAGAAAGTTTGCGGTTCTTGGAACGGTGCCCCTAGGTTGCTTGCCAGGAATAAGAAAAATTGATGGAGATATATCGAAATTGTGTTCAGTCACTGAAAATCAGTGGGCTGATACATTCAACAAAAAGTTATCTGTTATGCTTAACACTCTCGAAACAAAACTTCCTGGTGCCAAGTTTTCCTACGTAGACATGTATAATTCTCTTCTTGGTCTCGTCAACAATCCTCAGGCTTCCG GGTTTACTGAAGTGGCTGATGCATGTTATATGCCGACGACATCGCCTATTCCGTGCCCGGATGCATCTCGTTACGTATTTTGGGATCTTGCCCACCCTAGCGAGAAGGCATATCAAACGATTGCACCAAAGATAATAGAAGAACTCAAGAATAAACTAGCATGA
- the LOC103829265 gene encoding uncharacterized protein LOC103829265 isoform X2 gives MGGFPGFGVWMNQKTQQPLKTGSKRSEDDKSKSVSPKESNNMELYHDSEEEDKQIKLWNVAERKHPWYDPPPKVKVTTKRGICHMNIEFTLGVTPLAAFENLRKPMSLSIDMSARQLLKNKSRKVLKKDGPREILETENTVAFDFLWWSGAFPIKLIVDENIKDLTAKYKKEKMMFMKVFEGNYKVEPIFVDSERLCKHRLPKTREEYKKCSDGQGKIASKVIMNQYFQPSPPFNLPPFSWYINGITIRTTKTLLQMIELSTVTFRELS, from the exons atgggTGGATTTCCTGGATTTGGTGTTTGGATGAATCAGAAGACTCAACAGCCTCTTAAG ACCGGGTCCAAGAGATCTGAGGATGATAAATCTAAGTCGGTGTCACCGAAAGAGAGTAATAATATGGAATTATATCACGACTCAGAGGAGGAAGATAAGCAAATAAAACTATGGAACGTTGCAGAGAGAAAGCATCCATGGTATGATCCTCCTCCTAAAGTGAAG GTGACAACGAAAAGGGGTATTTGCCATATGAATATAGAATTCACATTGGGAGTGACCCCTTTAGCAGCCTTCGAAAATTTGCGTAAACCAATGTCCTTGTCAATAGACATGTCTGCGCGCCAACttctg aaaaacaaatcaagaaagGTTTTGAAGAAGGATGGTCCAAGAGAGATTTTAGAGACAGAGAACACTGTGGCCTTCGATTTCCTGTGGTGGTCTGGAGCTTTCCCCATAAAGCTTATTGTCGACGAAAACATTAAAGATCTTACG GCAAAATataaaaaggagaaaatgaTGTTCATGAAAGTGTTTGAGGGTAACTATAAAGTGGAGCCGATATTTGTAGATTCAGAACGTTTGTGCAAGCATAGGTTGCCGAAAACCCGAGAAGAATACAAAAAATGTAGTGATGGACAAGGAAAAATTGCATCGAAAGTGATAATGAACCAATACTTTCAACCCTCTCCTCCGTTTAACCTGCCACCGTTTTCATGGTACATTAATGGGATCACCATCAGGACCACAAAAACACTGCTCCAGATGATTGAACTTTCGACTGTGACCTTCCGAGAGTTGTCGTGA
- the LOC103829267 gene encoding uncharacterized protein LOC103829267, whose translation MGDQGVQQMQQQPVVYPNAYTKQYPYPSASSSSSSSGSRGSFGTVFIVLAVILVLSVLACVFGRLCNRESRAAKQPKHEKGSSSKKSREIRPVDREPRERGDLEFGLDMKRPDHVEKPSGRDYGEDIESGFGDKREERGGGGPPLPPVIKHGVRFKLPEENGDQHAGGEIRRGGPDIEFRPRH comes from the coding sequence ATGGGAGACCAAGGAGTACAACAAATGCAGCAGCAGCCTGTTGTGTATCCAAACGCATACACTAAGCAGTATCCATATCCAtctgcatcatcttcttcttcctcctctggCTCACGCGGTTCCTTTGGGACGGTCTTCATAGTTCTTGCTGTGATCCTTGTCTTGTCGGTTCTGGCTTGTGTCTTCGGGAGGCTATGCAACCGTGAAAGCCGCGCTGCCAAGCAGCCGAAGCATGAGAAAGGGTCGTCGTCTAAAAAGAGCCGTGAGATTCGGCCTGTGGATCGTGAGCCGAGGGAGAGAGGTGATTTGGAGTTTGGGTTGGATATGAAACGGCCTGACCATGTTGAGAAACCCTCTGGAAGAGATTACGGAGAGGATATAGAATCGGGATTTGGTGACAAGAGAGAAGAAAGAGGCGGAGGAGGACCACCTCTGCCTCCGGTTATCAAACATGGAGTGAGATTTAAGTTACCGGAGGAAAACGGAGACCAACATGCTGGAGGCGAAATAAGACGTGGAGGTCCTGACATTGAGTTCCGACCAAGACACTAA